One part of the Oceanihabitans sp. IOP_32 genome encodes these proteins:
- a CDS encoding asparaginase, whose protein sequence is MKNSKPNILLIYTGGTIGMVKDFKTGALRAFDFKNLIKRIPELSLLECNIDTVSFKEPIDSSNMHPRYWVQIAEMIEDNYHNHDGFVVLHGSDTMSYTASALSFMLEHLAKPVIFTGSQLPIGDLRTDAKENLITSIQVASLKNNNQPLIKEVCLYFEYKLYRANRTTKINAEHFEAFASLNYPDLAESGVHLKINKEHLFKPNLKKDLIVHKKLDQNIALVKLFPGITEAVLQSVFNTSGLKGIILETYGAGNCTTETWFINLLAHAIKKGIHIINVTQCSGGSVIMGHYETSNQLKDLGVISGKDITTEAALSKLMYLLGENIPHKAFKINYETNLRGEIS, encoded by the coding sequence ATGAAAAACTCAAAACCTAACATACTACTTATATATACTGGCGGAACTATTGGTATGGTAAAAGATTTTAAAACAGGGGCACTTCGTGCTTTCGATTTTAAAAATCTAATAAAACGCATTCCTGAATTAAGCTTATTAGAATGCAACATAGATACGGTTTCTTTCAAAGAGCCTATAGACTCTAGTAATATGCATCCCAGATACTGGGTACAAATAGCCGAAATGATTGAAGACAACTACCATAACCACGACGGCTTTGTGGTTTTGCACGGTAGCGATACGATGAGCTATACCGCATCGGCTTTAAGTTTTATGCTAGAGCATTTAGCAAAACCGGTAATTTTTACAGGCTCTCAACTTCCTATTGGCGATTTAAGAACCGATGCTAAAGAGAACTTAATTACGTCCATACAAGTGGCTTCATTAAAAAACAATAACCAGCCCCTAATTAAAGAGGTTTGTTTGTATTTCGAATATAAATTATACCGAGCCAATAGAACCACAAAAATTAATGCCGAACATTTTGAGGCCTTTGCCTCTTTAAATTATCCAGATCTAGCCGAATCTGGTGTACATTTAAAGATAAACAAGGAACATTTATTCAAACCAAATCTCAAGAAAGACCTCATAGTCCATAAAAAATTAGATCAAAACATAGCTTTAGTAAAATTATTCCCAGGTATTACAGAGGCTGTTTTACAAAGCGTTTTTAACACTAGCGGCTTAAAAGGCATCATTTTAGAAACTTATGGGGCTGGAAACTGCACCACCGAAACGTGGTTTATCAATCTTCTGGCACATGCCATTAAAAAAGGCATACATATTATTAATGTTACCCAATGCTCTGGAGGAAGTGTCATTATGGGGCACTACGAAACCAGTAATCAGTTAAAAGACTTAGGGGTAATATCTGGAAAAGACATCACCACAGAGGCTGCCCTAAGTAAACTCATGTATTTACTTGGAGAAAACATTCCGCATAAAGCCTTTAAAATCAACTATGAAACTAACTTACGAGGAGAAATATCATAA
- a CDS encoding MotA/TolQ/ExbB proton channel family protein produces the protein MKRLFSILAISGIMAFGTVNATTTANTATATTVASMTQEQDAAPAEQVGFHQELKNRFVEGGPGFMGIVLLCLILGLAIAIERIIFLNLSTTNTKKLTQNVEDALSSGGVEAAKEVCRNTKGPIASIFYQGLDRTNEGVDAAEKAVVAYGGVQMGQLEKNVSWISLFIALAPMLGFMGTVIGMIQAFDKIEAAGDMNPSLVAGGIKVALLTTVFGLIVAIILQIFYNYIVAKIDSIVNDMEDASITLMDMIIKHQK, from the coding sequence ATGAAAAGATTATTTTCTATCCTTGCCATTTCTGGAATTATGGCATTCGGAACTGTTAATGCAACGACAACTGCAAACACAGCTACAGCAACTACCGTTGCTAGTATGACCCAAGAACAAGATGCAGCCCCTGCTGAACAAGTTGGATTTCATCAAGAACTTAAAAACAGGTTCGTTGAAGGAGGTCCAGGATTCATGGGTATTGTATTATTGTGTTTAATTTTAGGTTTAGCCATCGCTATTGAAAGAATTATATTTTTAAACCTATCTACAACAAACACTAAAAAATTAACTCAAAACGTTGAAGATGCCCTTTCATCTGGAGGTGTTGAAGCAGCAAAAGAAGTATGTAGAAACACAAAAGGTCCTATCGCTTCAATATTCTATCAAGGTTTAGATAGAACAAATGAAGGTGTAGACGCTGCAGAAAAAGCTGTTGTAGCTTACGGTGGTGTACAAATGGGACAATTAGAGAAAAACGTATCTTGGATTTCCTTATTTATCGCTCTTGCACCAATGCTTGGTTTCATGGGTACGGTAATTGGTATGATTCAAGCCTTCGATAAAATTGAAGCCGCTGGAGACATGAACCCTTCCCTAGTTGCAGGTGGTATTAAAGTAGCACTTTTAACTACAGTATTTGGTTTAATTGTAGCGATTATACTTCAAATTTTTTACAATTATATTGTTGCTAAAATTGATAGCATTGTTAACGATATGGAAGATGCTTCTATCACGTTAATGGATATGATTATTAAACACCAGAAGTAA
- a CDS encoding ExbD/TolR family protein — protein MAKRAAPEVNAGSMADIAFLLLIFFLVTTTIEKDSGINRKLPPMDDSEVEPPIIKKKNIFTVLINKNDQLLVEDEPMEIKDLRRAAVEFLDNGGDGTCDFCQGAKDPSSSDNPDKAIISLKNDRETTYAAYIAVQNELVAAYNVLRNRRALELGPQKGFSNMDFIKMQNNLKDVKWTGDKEKLKELVDQIKVEIPQKLSEVVE, from the coding sequence ATGGCAAAACGAGCAGCACCAGAAGTTAATGCAGGCTCAATGGCCGACATTGCCTTCTTACTATTAATTTTTTTCTTAGTGACCACCACTATTGAAAAAGATTCTGGTATAAACAGAAAACTACCTCCTATGGACGATAGCGAAGTAGAACCGCCAATTATTAAAAAGAAAAACATCTTTACGGTTTTAATTAATAAAAACGATCAGTTGTTAGTTGAAGATGAGCCTATGGAAATTAAAGATTTGCGTAGGGCAGCGGTTGAATTTTTAGACAATGGAGGTGACGGCACTTGCGATTTTTGCCAAGGCGCAAAAGATCCTAGTTCGTCTGATAACCCAGACAAAGCTATTATATCTTTAAAAAACGATCGTGAAACAACCTATGCCGCTTACATAGCCGTTCAAAACGAACTGGTTGCAGCTTATAACGTATTACGAAATAGAAGAGCTCTAGAATTAGGCCCACAAAAAGGTTTTAGTAATATGGATTTTATTAAAATGCAAAACAATCTTAAAGATGTGAAGTGGACTGGTGACAAGGAGAAACTGAAAGAACTTGTGGATCAAATCAAGGTCGAAATCCCTCAAAAGCTTTCAGAGGTTGTAGAATAA
- a CDS encoding ExbD/TolR family protein: MSKFKKKKDGGLPPVNTASLPDIVFMLLFFFMVATVMRENTLKIQNILPVADQVERLDKKYPISYIYMGKPSENYKKFGTVARIQLNDKFADISEVGRFIDAERLAVREELVPYLTVSLKVDKDANMGIVGDVKQELRKVNALKINYTTGIGDALTNIK, translated from the coding sequence ATGTCTAAATTTAAAAAGAAAAAAGATGGAGGATTGCCTCCAGTGAACACCGCATCACTTCCAGATATTGTATTCATGTTATTATTCTTTTTTATGGTGGCTACCGTAATGAGAGAAAACACACTTAAAATACAAAATATCTTACCAGTGGCAGACCAAGTTGAAAGACTGGATAAAAAATATCCTATAAGCTATATTTATATGGGTAAGCCAAGTGAGAATTACAAGAAATTTGGAACGGTTGCTAGAATTCAGCTTAACGATAAGTTTGCCGATATTTCAGAAGTTGGAAGGTTTATCGATGCAGAACGTCTTGCAGTTCGAGAAGAATTAGTCCCTTATTTAACCGTGTCTTTAAAAGTAGACAAAGACGCTAATATGGGTATAGTTGGTGATGTAAAACAAGAATTGCGTAAAGTAAATGCATTAAAAATCAACTACACTACTGGTATAGGAGATGCGTTAACGAATATTAAGTAA
- a CDS encoding porin family protein: protein MKTLILMAFLIGGFHTILSQEIETTAIDSFYKEDQFYAGITYNLLSNTPNNFSQQGFSTGFSLGFIKDMPINKQRNIAIAVGFGYGLNTFNQNILVSKNSFGQYEYSILSGSDTYSKNKFTTHMLELPIEFRWRTSTPTQYDFWRIYAGFKLGYTFANTTKHVGDLGAFKHHNVAGFNNFQYGLTLSAGYNTWNIHLYYALNSIFKDDVLIDGTKTDLNAVKLGLMFYIL from the coding sequence ATGAAAACTCTAATTCTTATGGCTTTCTTAATAGGTGGTTTTCACACCATTCTGTCTCAAGAAATTGAAACGACCGCTATAGATTCGTTTTATAAAGAAGATCAATTTTATGCCGGTATAACCTATAACCTCTTATCTAACACGCCCAATAACTTCTCTCAGCAAGGTTTCTCTACAGGTTTTAGTCTTGGTTTTATAAAGGACATGCCTATTAATAAACAACGCAATATAGCCATTGCAGTTGGTTTTGGTTACGGTTTAAATACGTTTAACCAAAATATTCTGGTTAGTAAAAACAGCTTTGGTCAATACGAGTACAGCATATTAAGTGGCAGTGACACATATTCTAAAAACAAATTCACAACACATATGTTAGAATTACCCATAGAGTTTAGATGGCGTACTTCAACACCAACCCAATACGATTTCTGGCGCATTTACGCAGGATTTAAGCTAGGTTATACATTTGCAAACACCACAAAGCATGTTGGTGATTTGGGAGCCTTTAAACATCATAACGTCGCTGGTTTTAATAATTTCCAATATGGATTAACCCTTAGTGCTGGATATAACACTTGGAATATCCATTTATATTACGCTTTAAACTCTATATTTAAGGACGATGTACTAATAGATGGCACTAAAACAGATCTTAATGCTGTTAAATTAGGACTAATGTTTTATATATTATAA
- the rpoN gene encoding RNA polymerase factor sigma-54, translated as MLKQHLQFKLSQKLSPQQIQLMKLIQLPTQAFEQRLKQELEENPALEAGKEEHDSEYDVDLDNTTDDFNDNESIEAEDINIDEYLSDDEIPDYRTQTSNYSSDDEEKTMPYAAGISFTQHLINQLNTFRLTDEEFVIAEFLVGSVDETGYIRRSIADITDDLAFTQNVYTDEEKVASVLQVVHQLDPAGVGARNLQECLSIQLHRKDKTARTELAINIIDTAFEQFSKKHYSKLIQKFNISEAQLKEAISEIESLNPKPGGSYAGNNRIVEHVVPDFAIRIVEGELELTLNGRNAPELHVSREYSNMLKGYKESKEKSGSQKDAVIFIKQKLDAAKWFIEAVKQRQQTLFVTMSAIMHYQKEYFLTGDERNLKPMILKDIADEISMDISTVSRVANSKYVDTPYGTKLIKEFFSESMKNVQGEDVSTREIKKILETVIQAEDKRKPLTDQALAVVLKEKGYPIARRTVAKYREQLDIPVARLRKEI; from the coding sequence ATGCTTAAACAACATTTACAATTTAAATTATCGCAAAAACTGTCGCCGCAGCAAATTCAATTAATGAAATTGATACAGTTGCCCACACAAGCTTTTGAGCAGCGTTTAAAGCAAGAGCTTGAAGAGAATCCAGCATTAGAAGCTGGTAAGGAGGAGCACGATAGTGAGTACGATGTGGATTTAGATAATACCACAGACGATTTTAACGATAATGAAAGCATTGAAGCCGAAGACATAAATATAGACGAATATTTAAGCGACGATGAAATTCCAGATTATCGTACGCAAACCAGTAATTACAGTAGCGACGATGAGGAAAAAACCATGCCTTATGCTGCAGGAATTTCCTTTACCCAACACCTCATCAATCAGTTAAATACCTTTAGACTAACCGATGAAGAATTTGTTATCGCCGAGTTTCTGGTGGGCAGTGTAGATGAAACAGGATATATACGACGTTCAATAGCCGATATTACCGACGATTTGGCCTTTACTCAAAACGTCTATACCGACGAAGAGAAGGTAGCCTCGGTGTTACAAGTGGTACATCAGTTAGATCCTGCAGGTGTTGGTGCAAGAAATTTGCAAGAATGTTTAAGTATTCAATTGCACCGAAAAGATAAAACAGCGCGTACAGAACTAGCGATAAATATTATAGATACCGCTTTCGAGCAATTTTCTAAAAAGCATTATTCTAAATTAATACAAAAATTTAATATTTCTGAGGCTCAATTAAAAGAGGCGATTTCTGAAATTGAAAGTTTAAACCCTAAACCCGGTGGCTCTTACGCTGGTAATAATAGAATAGTAGAGCATGTGGTGCCAGACTTTGCTATTAGAATTGTAGAGGGCGAACTAGAACTCACGCTTAATGGCAGAAATGCTCCAGAACTTCACGTTTCTCGCGAGTATAGCAATATGCTTAAAGGGTATAAAGAAAGTAAAGAGAAGTCGGGATCGCAAAAAGATGCGGTAATCTTTATAAAACAAAAGCTAGATGCTGCAAAGTGGTTTATAGAGGCGGTTAAGCAACGCCAGCAAACACTTTTTGTAACCATGAGCGCTATTATGCACTACCAAAAAGAGTATTTTTTAACTGGTGATGAGCGTAATTTAAAGCCCATGATTCTTAAAGACATTGCCGACGAAATTTCTATGGATATCTCCACAGTCTCCAGAGTAGCAAATAGTAAGTATGTAGATACGCCATACGGGACGAAGTTAATTAAGGAATTCTTTTCTGAATCTATGAAAAACGTTCAAGGTGAAGATGTTTCTACCAGAGAAATTAAGAAAATTTTGGAGACCGTTATTCAAGCTGAAGATAAACGAAAACCACTTACAGATCAGGCTTTAGCGGTGGTTTTAAAAGAAAAAGGATATCCCATAGCGCGTCGAACCGTTGCTAAATACAGAGAACAATTAGATATTCCTGTGGCTCGATTGCGTAAGGAAATTTAA